In a single window of the Leisingera daeponensis DSM 23529 genome:
- a CDS encoding acyl-CoA synthetase, with protein MGFSGITDRNALQNEMPYEARDLPATLYGLLSRTADKFPDSNAVSYQIFSGPKDKAETLTWRTLKEQVSQAANMFRALGIGEKDVVAYVLPNCNETLVTMLGGAVAGIVNPINPLLEPEQIASILRETKAKVVVTLRPFPKTDVAQKVAEAVRHAPGVNTVLEVDLNRYLTPPKSWIVPLVRPKLDNQAKAAHADYMSFATEMAKHPKTLSFADSAGDRVACYFHTGGTTGMPKVAQHKYSGLVYNGWLGSTLLFTEEDNIICPLPLFHVFAVHVIMMAAVASGAHVVFPTPQGYRGEGVFDNFWKLIERWKITFVITVPTAVSALMQRPVDADISTVKTAFSGSAPMPMELFKRFESASGVTIVEGYGLTEATCLVSCNPPGGEKKVGSVGIPFPYTDVRIVKQTNGGPLECGVDEVGEICVSNPGVFAGNTYTEADKNVDLYYQDKFLRTGDLGRIDEDGYLWITGRAKDLIIRGGHNIDPAEIEEALLGHSAVAFAGAIGQPDAHSGELPCAFVELVDGASVSEKELLEYCKIHVHERAAIPKHLTVLDELPKTAVGKVFKPDLRKMAIIRVYNGALEQAGIAARVVSVIDDKKRGLVAQVAANGSSEADINGVLNSFTRPWEPAAAA; from the coding sequence GCACGCTGAAGGAGCAGGTGAGCCAGGCAGCCAACATGTTCCGCGCGCTGGGCATCGGCGAGAAGGACGTGGTGGCCTATGTGCTGCCCAACTGCAACGAGACGCTGGTGACCATGCTGGGCGGCGCGGTGGCGGGGATCGTGAACCCGATCAACCCGCTCTTGGAGCCGGAGCAGATCGCCTCGATCCTGCGCGAGACCAAGGCCAAGGTCGTGGTGACGCTGCGGCCGTTCCCCAAGACCGACGTGGCGCAGAAGGTGGCCGAGGCGGTGCGCCATGCGCCGGGGGTGAACACGGTGCTGGAAGTGGACCTGAACCGCTACCTGACGCCGCCCAAGTCCTGGATCGTGCCGCTGGTGCGGCCCAAGCTGGACAACCAGGCCAAGGCTGCACACGCCGACTATATGAGCTTTGCCACGGAGATGGCGAAGCACCCCAAGACGCTGAGCTTTGCTGACAGCGCGGGCGACCGGGTGGCCTGCTATTTCCACACTGGCGGCACCACCGGCATGCCCAAGGTGGCGCAGCACAAGTATTCGGGCCTGGTCTATAACGGCTGGCTGGGCAGCACCCTGCTGTTCACCGAGGAAGACAACATCATCTGCCCGCTGCCGCTGTTCCATGTCTTTGCGGTGCATGTGATCATGATGGCAGCGGTGGCCTCTGGCGCGCATGTGGTGTTCCCGACGCCGCAGGGCTACCGCGGCGAGGGGGTCTTCGACAATTTCTGGAAGCTGATCGAGCGCTGGAAGATCACCTTTGTCATCACCGTGCCCACCGCGGTGTCGGCGCTGATGCAGCGGCCGGTGGATGCGGATATCTCGACCGTCAAGACGGCGTTTTCCGGCTCCGCTCCGATGCCGATGGAGCTGTTCAAGCGGTTCGAAAGCGCCTCCGGCGTCACCATTGTCGAGGGCTATGGCCTGACCGAGGCCACCTGCCTGGTGTCCTGCAACCCGCCCGGCGGCGAGAAGAAGGTCGGCTCCGTCGGGATTCCGTTCCCTTACACGGACGTGCGGATCGTCAAGCAGACCAACGGCGGCCCGCTGGAATGCGGGGTGGACGAGGTGGGCGAGATCTGCGTGTCCAACCCCGGGGTTTTTGCCGGCAACACCTATACCGAAGCCGACAAGAACGTGGATCTCTACTATCAGGACAAATTCCTGCGCACCGGCGATCTGGGCCGCATCGACGAGGATGGCTACCTGTGGATCACCGGCCGCGCCAAGGATCTGATCATCCGCGGTGGCCACAACATCGACCCGGCGGAGATCGAGGAGGCGCTTTTGGGGCATTCCGCGGTGGCCTTTGCCGGCGCGATCGGCCAGCCGGACGCCCATTCCGGAGAGCTGCCCTGCGCCTTTGTCGAACTGGTCGATGGCGCCTCTGTCAGCGAGAAGGAACTGCTGGAATACTGCAAGATCCACGTGCATGAGCGCGCGGCGATCCCCAAGCATCTGACGGTGCTGGATGAGCTGCCGAAAACCGCAGTGGGCAAGGTGTTCAAGCCCGATCTGCGCAAGATGGCGATCATCCGTGTCTACAACGGGGCGCTGGAACAGGCTGGAATCGCTGCGCGGGTTGTCAGCGTGATTGATGACAAGAAGCGCGGGCTGGTGGCGCAGGTCGCCGCCAACGGCAGCTCGGAGGCGGATATCAACGGTGTTCTGAACAGCTTCACCCGGCCGTGGGAGCCTGCGGCGGCAGCGTGA